The following proteins come from a genomic window of Pedobacter faecalis:
- the pfkA gene encoding 6-phosphofructokinase yields MKPNIKNIAVLTSGGDAPGMNACIRAVVRTGIYNGVNMFGVMQGYQGLIDNNINPMNARSVSNIIHLGGTILKTARCLDFKTDKGLDIAFENLKKRDIDGLVVIGGDGTFTGALRFAKKHGVRVMGVPGTIDNDLYGSDFTLGYDTAINTVIEAIDKIRDTADSHDRLFFIEVMGRDSGCIALRSAISSGAEAVLLPERHTSLDELIAQLESGASTKKSSSIVIVSEGHKSGGAYDIAKKVKERFNHYDTKVTILGHLQRGGSPSSFDRILGSRLGFAAVNELLRGNTMHMVGLRGNDIQATSIEEALNKHSFKLESDLLEMTKVLSI; encoded by the coding sequence ATGAAACCAAATATTAAAAATATAGCTGTACTCACCTCAGGGGGCGATGCGCCCGGAATGAACGCCTGTATCAGGGCGGTAGTGCGGACAGGAATTTATAATGGCGTTAACATGTTTGGTGTGATGCAGGGCTATCAGGGTCTGATAGACAACAACATCAACCCCATGAATGCCAGATCTGTGAGCAACATCATTCATCTTGGAGGGACAATTTTAAAGACCGCCCGTTGTCTTGATTTCAAGACCGACAAAGGACTTGACATTGCATTTGAAAATCTTAAAAAAAGAGATATAGACGGCCTCGTTGTTATCGGGGGCGATGGCACTTTTACCGGTGCGCTGCGTTTCGCAAAAAAACACGGCGTTCGGGTTATGGGTGTACCGGGCACTATTGATAACGACCTTTATGGATCTGACTTTACCCTGGGATACGATACCGCAATTAACACGGTAATTGAAGCTATCGATAAGATCAGGGACACCGCCGATTCGCACGACCGGTTGTTCTTTATTGAAGTAATGGGCCGCGACTCCGGCTGTATTGCATTAAGGAGCGCTATATCAAGCGGCGCCGAAGCGGTGCTCCTTCCTGAGCGCCACACCAGTTTAGACGAGCTTATCGCTCAGCTGGAGTCAGGTGCTTCTACCAAAAAGTCTTCAAGCATCGTTATCGTATCTGAAGGGCATAAATCGGGCGGCGCGTACGACATAGCGAAGAAAGTTAAGGAGCGTTTCAACCATTATGATACCAAGGTAACCATACTCGGGCACCTTCAGCGTGGCGGTAGCCCGAGCAGCTTCGACAGGATACTGGGCAGCAGATTGGGATTTGCTGCAGTAAACGAATTGCTTCGCGGAAATACCATGCATATGGTGGGTCTTCGCGGCAACGACATCCAGGC
- a CDS encoding DUF72 domain-containing protein yields MRTSIGCSGFHYKHWLGGFYPEGLPQKKWFEFYCQHFKTLELNVTFYRFPRLPALESWYAQSPDNFLFAVKAPRSITHYKKMSGASQMIGDFYTVVEKGLKEKLGCTLWQFPPNFTYSEERLSRLTGGLDRDIRNVVEFRHSSWWKKEVWNQLAEHRISFCGMSHPDFPDDMVSNTDLLYYRMHGGQQLYTSRYSKHELDDFAKELKMSTHTKQAFIYFNNDVQGYAVTDAKYLQSVLQPTAQDGK; encoded by the coding sequence ATGCGTACATCAATCGGTTGCTCAGGGTTTCACTACAAGCATTGGCTAGGCGGTTTCTATCCGGAAGGCTTACCACAAAAGAAATGGTTTGAATTTTACTGCCAGCATTTCAAAACCCTGGAACTGAACGTCACCTTTTACAGGTTCCCGCGCCTACCGGCTTTAGAGAGCTGGTATGCGCAGAGCCCCGACAACTTTCTATTCGCCGTTAAAGCGCCAAGATCCATTACACATTATAAGAAAATGAGCGGGGCATCACAAATGATAGGCGACTTCTACACGGTTGTGGAGAAGGGCTTAAAAGAAAAGCTGGGTTGTACGCTCTGGCAGTTCCCCCCAAACTTTACCTATTCTGAAGAACGGCTGAGCAGGCTGACGGGCGGCCTGGATAGAGACATCAGGAATGTGGTCGAATTCAGGCACAGCAGTTGGTGGAAGAAAGAGGTGTGGAACCAGCTTGCCGAACACCGTATCAGTTTCTGCGGGATGAGCCATCCGGACTTCCCTGATGACATGGTAAGCAACACGGATCTGCTGTATTATCGTATGCATGGAGGGCAGCAGCTTTATACCTCTCGGTATTCAAAACATGAACTGGACGATTTTGCGAAAGAGTTGAAAATGAGCACACATACCAAACAAGCATTCATTTATTTCAACAATGATGTACAGGGCTATGCAGTGACCGACGCTAAATATTTGCAGTCGGTTTTACAGCCTACTGCACAAGACGGAAAGTAA
- a CDS encoding NUDIX hydrolase, translating into MKEVLPKFDSTFSIDCVVFGFDEGELKILLIERNEEPFKDWWALPGNIVGEDESLDQSAARILRELTGLTNIYMEQYYTFGDVNRHPQGRVVSIAYYALLRLGGEKTVKPQSNYAKQAYWINVKDLPKLAFDHQQIFEKGLEKIKRRIKHQPIAFELLPEKFTLTQLQNVYEVILNKKLDKRNFRKKMLSFGVLKDLEEKQQGVSFRAATLYKFDKRKYAKLFGKEISF; encoded by the coding sequence TTGAAAGAAGTCTTACCAAAGTTTGATTCCACTTTCTCTATCGACTGTGTGGTGTTCGGGTTTGATGAAGGAGAGCTGAAAATCCTTTTGATAGAAAGAAATGAAGAACCGTTTAAGGATTGGTGGGCTTTGCCTGGTAATATTGTTGGCGAGGATGAAAGTTTGGACCAATCGGCTGCACGCATATTAAGAGAGCTGACTGGTCTTACCAATATATATATGGAGCAATATTATACCTTCGGTGATGTAAACAGGCACCCGCAGGGTAGGGTTGTGAGTATTGCCTATTATGCGTTGCTCAGACTGGGCGGAGAGAAGACTGTAAAGCCGCAAAGTAATTACGCGAAGCAGGCTTACTGGATCAACGTAAAGGATCTTCCTAAACTGGCGTTCGACCACCAGCAGATCTTTGAGAAGGGACTTGAAAAAATCAAACGGCGTATCAAGCATCAGCCAATCGCTTTTGAACTGCTGCCCGAAAAGTTCACGCTTACCCAGCTTCAGAATGTGTACGAGGTAATTCTGAACAAAAAACTGGATAAGCGTAATTTCAGGAAGAAAATGCTCAGTTTTGGTGTGTTAAAGGATCTGGAAGAAAAGCAACAGGGGGTGTCGTTCAGAGCGGCAACTTTGTACAAGTTTGACAAGCGTAAATATGCCAAGTTGTTCGGGAAAGAGATCTCCTTCTAA
- a CDS encoding N-acetylglucosamine kinase, producing MIVIADGGSTKTNWCLINEAGRKILFNTEGYNPYFSSTAYIVESLKKSLPDFLETDKLTEVNYYGAGCSTDANKQIVADAMKQIFVNAKINIGHDLLASCRALLADQSGFAAILGTGTNTCLYDGKDITLNIDSLGYFLGDEGSGCFIGKRILADYMKGYMPKGLRESFYDNFALTNEDIFDHIYNKPLPNRFCASFSKFLYDFKDSYEDYTTATVDYAFTAFFENLVKHYPNYKEYQLNCVGSVGYSFRDILSVVADRYEMGVGKIIRSPIDDLVDYHLNIAPKS from the coding sequence ATGATAGTTATTGCAGACGGAGGATCGACCAAGACAAATTGGTGTTTAATTAACGAGGCAGGAAGAAAAATCCTTTTCAATACTGAGGGATATAACCCCTACTTTTCCAGTACAGCGTATATTGTTGAATCCTTAAAAAAGTCCCTGCCGGACTTTCTGGAGACGGATAAACTTACCGAAGTAAATTATTACGGCGCGGGCTGTTCTACAGACGCCAACAAGCAAATCGTTGCTGATGCAATGAAACAAATCTTCGTAAACGCTAAGATCAATATCGGACACGACCTTTTAGCTTCATGCCGTGCGCTTCTGGCTGACCAGTCGGGTTTTGCTGCCATCCTTGGTACAGGTACAAATACTTGCTTATATGATGGAAAAGACATCACCCTGAACATCGATTCCCTGGGTTACTTCCTGGGCGATGAAGGAAGCGGATGTTTTATCGGCAAGCGTATTTTGGCCGATTATATGAAAGGTTATATGCCTAAAGGCTTAAGAGAAAGCTTTTATGACAACTTTGCGCTGACTAACGAAGACATCTTTGATCATATTTACAACAAGCCGTTGCCAAACCGTTTCTGTGCAAGCTTCAGCAAATTCCTGTATGACTTCAAAGACAGTTATGAAGATTATACCACAGCTACTGTCGATTATGCATTTACCGCATTCTTCGAGAACCTGGTGAAGCACTATCCTAACTACAAGGAATATCAGCTTAACTGCGTAGGATCTGTTGGATATAGCTTCCGGGATATCCTCAGTGTGGTGGCCGACCGCTACGAAATGGGCGTTGGTAAGATCATCCGCTCGCCTATAGATGACCTGGTAGACTACCACCTCAACATCGCACCAAAGTCATAA
- the accC gene encoding acetyl-CoA carboxylase biotin carboxylase subunit gives MKKLLVANRGEIALRIMRSAREMGIKTVAVYSEADRRALHVRYADEAVCIGPAPSNQSYLLGERIIDACCQTGAEAIHPGYGFLSENASFARMVREAGLILVGPTPEAMEIMGNKLSAKAAALKYNIPMVPGTAEAITDIAEAKQRALEVGFPILIKAAAGGGGKGMRIVEQVHDFESQMQLAVSEATSAFGDGSVFIERYVSSPRHIEIQVLGDTHGNIVHLFERECSVQRRHQKVVEEAPSSILTEEVRAEMGRCAVDVARSVSYVGAGTVEFILDENLNFFFLEMNTRLQVEHPVTELITGLDLVKEQIRIARGEVLSYKQEDLHINGHAIELRVYAEDPDNNFLPDIGVLQTYRTPKGNGVRIDDGFEQGMEVPIYYDPMIAKLITWGHDRSEAMDRMIRAIDEYEITGIKTTLGFGKFVMRHEAFRTGAFDTHFVSKYFEPGSHYEDKDEAMIAAVAAVLFSNKRIARVAAQASAPQTNWKRNRTRYN, from the coding sequence ATGAAGAAATTACTTGTGGCCAACCGTGGCGAAATAGCTTTAAGAATCATGCGCTCTGCCCGGGAAATGGGAATTAAAACAGTGGCGGTTTATTCGGAGGCCGACCGTAGGGCATTGCACGTGCGTTATGCCGATGAAGCCGTTTGCATAGGACCGGCCCCCTCCAACCAATCGTACCTGCTAGGCGAGCGTATTATTGATGCCTGCTGTCAGACCGGTGCGGAGGCTATTCATCCCGGATACGGTTTTCTGTCGGAGAATGCCTCTTTTGCCCGTATGGTCAGGGAAGCTGGATTGATCCTGGTTGGTCCAACCCCCGAAGCCATGGAGATTATGGGCAACAAGCTTTCTGCGAAAGCTGCCGCGTTGAAGTACAACATTCCAATGGTGCCGGGCACAGCCGAGGCAATAACAGATATCGCCGAGGCAAAACAACGTGCTTTGGAAGTTGGTTTCCCGATCCTCATCAAGGCTGCTGCGGGCGGTGGTGGAAAAGGAATGCGGATTGTAGAGCAGGTACACGATTTCGAAAGCCAGATGCAGCTTGCAGTAAGCGAGGCGACTTCTGCTTTTGGCGATGGTTCTGTTTTTATAGAACGTTATGTTTCATCGCCGCGGCACATTGAAATACAGGTTCTGGGCGATACACATGGCAATATTGTTCATCTTTTTGAACGGGAATGTTCAGTCCAGCGCAGGCACCAAAAAGTTGTGGAAGAAGCACCGTCCAGCATACTTACCGAGGAGGTCAGGGCAGAAATGGGACGCTGTGCGGTCGATGTCGCACGTTCGGTGAGCTACGTTGGTGCCGGAACCGTAGAGTTTATCCTGGATGAAAACCTTAACTTTTTCTTTTTGGAAATGAACACACGCCTGCAGGTAGAGCATCCGGTTACAGAACTGATCACGGGGCTCGACCTGGTAAAGGAGCAGATCCGGATAGCGAGGGGAGAGGTGTTGTCGTATAAACAGGAGGACCTTCATATCAATGGCCATGCCATTGAATTAAGGGTTTATGCAGAAGATCCGGACAACAATTTCCTGCCCGATATTGGTGTGCTCCAAACCTACCGTACGCCAAAGGGAAATGGTGTGCGGATCGACGACGGATTTGAGCAGGGTATGGAAGTGCCTATTTATTATGATCCGATGATCGCTAAGCTGATTACCTGGGGGCACGACCGGAGCGAGGCTATGGATAGAATGATCAGGGCTATCGATGAATATGAGATTACCGGTATTAAAACTACGCTGGGATTTGGTAAGTTTGTGATGCGGCATGAAGCATTCCGGACCGGCGCTTTCGATACACATTTCGTGAGCAAATACTTTGAGCCAGGCAGCCACTATGAGGATAAAGATGAGGCCATGATCGCGGCAGTCGCTGCCGTGCTTTTTTCAAACAAGCGGATCGCCCGCGTGGCCGCACAGGCTTCAGCGCCTCAAACCAATTGGAAAAGGAATCGCACACGTTATAACTGA
- a CDS encoding riboflavin synthase — protein MFTGIIETTGSITEIREEGTNIHFTVSSPISSELKIDQSVAHNGVCLTVVAVAAETHTVTAIHETLQKTNLGSLRVGGAVNLERCMQMNGRLDGHIVQGHVDQTAVCIKKAELEGSWEYRFKYDSAPGNVTVEKGSVCVNGISLTVVNSASDEFSVFIIPYTYAYTNLHEVEEGDTVNIEFDIIGKYVARLINKS, from the coding sequence ATGTTTACAGGAATTATAGAAACAACCGGTTCCATTACCGAGATACGCGAGGAAGGCACAAATATTCATTTTACCGTAAGTTCACCCATAAGCAGTGAGCTGAAGATTGATCAGAGTGTGGCTCATAACGGTGTATGCCTCACTGTAGTTGCAGTGGCGGCAGAAACGCATACGGTGACGGCTATTCACGAGACCTTACAAAAAACAAATTTGGGTAGCCTGCGTGTAGGCGGGGCGGTAAATCTGGAGCGCTGCATGCAGATGAACGGCCGGCTGGACGGGCATATCGTGCAGGGGCATGTGGATCAAACAGCCGTCTGCATAAAAAAAGCTGAACTGGAAGGAAGCTGGGAATACCGCTTTAAGTATGACTCTGCGCCGGGAAACGTAACCGTCGAGAAAGGATCCGTGTGCGTTAACGGCATCAGCTTAACGGTGGTCAATTCGGCGTCCGACGAGTTTTCTGTGTTTATTATTCCCTATACATACGCATATACCAATCTGCACGAAGTGGAAGAGGGCGACACGGTTAACATTGAGTTCGATATTATCGGGAAATATGTTGCCAGACTGATCAATAAAAGCTGA
- a CDS encoding tetratricopeptide repeat protein yields the protein MKKIALFLMTLMSAQFVLGQDTLAVDSVQSVVKSDSAGFPELTKLAEDHASRGYMNKARFYYLAAAKADSTSILPYKRLSELEKGSPTGRRLTYLELAHKMDPVDADIASELAALYLENKDFKRAAAVLAPALNADAENLRLKRLMMPVDLENRKYREVIKTGQVLLSEGDSTVMVLDHLGKAYYLTLDYRNAVKHFLMIPETMSSDKEALYYDLARSYRGIRDYKSAITYLEKAINLGVSPRAASYYGLLGDSYEQIQQNEPATKAYKRGLDFENDGSLLYNIALLYEMKMGDKKNAIDYYERYLKTIDEKKKVKQANFIKNKIAELKR from the coding sequence ATGAAAAAGATTGCATTATTTCTGATGACGCTGATGTCAGCACAGTTCGTCCTGGGTCAGGATACGCTTGCTGTAGACAGCGTTCAGTCCGTCGTAAAGTCTGACTCCGCTGGTTTCCCGGAGCTGACAAAACTTGCAGAAGACCACGCCAGTAGGGGCTATATGAACAAAGCCAGATTTTATTATCTGGCAGCAGCAAAAGCGGACAGCACCAGTATCCTACCTTATAAGCGGCTTTCAGAACTCGAAAAGGGCTCGCCCACCGGCCGTCGACTAACTTATCTTGAACTGGCTCATAAAATGGATCCGGTAGATGCGGATATTGCCAGCGAACTGGCGGCACTGTACCTGGAAAACAAAGATTTTAAACGTGCGGCAGCAGTCTTGGCGCCTGCACTCAACGCAGACGCTGAAAACCTGCGGCTGAAAAGACTGATGATGCCGGTAGACCTGGAGAACCGGAAATACCGAGAGGTGATTAAAACGGGGCAAGTTTTGCTGAGCGAAGGCGACAGCACCGTTATGGTTTTGGACCACTTAGGCAAAGCATATTATCTGACACTCGACTACAGGAATGCAGTGAAACATTTTCTAATGATTCCTGAAACAATGAGCAGCGATAAGGAAGCGCTCTATTACGATCTCGCCAGAAGCTACCGGGGCATAAGAGACTATAAGAGCGCCATCACTTACCTGGAAAAGGCCATCAACCTCGGCGTTTCTCCGCGCGCAGCAAGTTATTATGGGTTGCTGGGCGACTCATACGAGCAGATACAGCAAAATGAACCCGCTACAAAGGCTTATAAACGGGGGCTCGATTTCGAGAATGATGGAAGCCTGCTGTACAACATCGCTCTGCTGTATGAAATGAAGATGGGCGACAAGAAGAATGCGATAGACTATTACGAGCGCTATCTTAAAACCATAGATGAAAAGAAAAAGGTCAAGCAGGCCAACTTCATCAAGAATAAGATCGCTGAGCTGAAACGCTGA
- a CDS encoding sensor histidine kinase → MEFSFNVYSTILIICGSVTLFFSYYVYKKEGGAVRFFGIMMLANAIWALGYGFELASPTLEQATIYINIQYLGITALPLNWFLFCLHLSGKEAWYKRKRNLIFLISVSVITTLLVWTNDYHHLHYERLYMDTSGDFPMVAIEPAIAYRLFTVYFYALLAIGSYLLIIKFRQADPIYRRQNYMIIISAMIPWAANISYLTGLRPVPNLDLTPFAFIATVFMISLAIYRFKLFDILPVAREKVLDLMQDGFVVLDHRNRVIDYNRSFKTYLTDYHNSKIIGTPISALMPDQTLLFDYLNRKESGKIELNVQTPNGLYAIEADIRYLNENQLSSEATIIKLQDLTSLREESLRSRLQAEELQRLNQLKDRIFSIIAHDLRGPLVNLSEVLKMISNNLISMEEFKTLVPALSKDILYTTDLLENILHWSRSQLKGYGINHEFFDLKSLVVNEVNYHLPSAKSKNIEIIQDVFPGATVYADIIMMEIVVRNILNNAIKFCQSGCRIHITAVYTKEAFIRLSIADNGLGMPKEVLEKLFTGENQSTRGTANEKGTGLGLVVCKDFVERNNGMLTVESEQGVGSTFNIYLPVDDRDIELE, encoded by the coding sequence ATGGAATTTAGTTTTAACGTTTACTCAACGATTCTGATCATATGCGGGTCGGTTACATTATTTTTTTCTTATTACGTTTATAAAAAAGAAGGGGGCGCGGTAAGGTTTTTTGGCATTATGATGCTGGCAAATGCTATCTGGGCATTGGGTTACGGCTTCGAACTTGCCAGTCCGACGCTTGAACAGGCGACCATTTACATCAACATACAATACCTTGGTATTACAGCCCTGCCGCTCAACTGGTTTTTGTTCTGCCTGCATCTGTCTGGCAAGGAGGCCTGGTATAAACGGAAGCGAAACCTGATCTTTTTGATCAGTGTGTCGGTGATAACTACCCTGCTTGTATGGACGAACGATTACCACCATTTGCACTACGAGCGGCTGTACATGGATACGAGCGGCGATTTTCCGATGGTTGCGATAGAGCCTGCAATTGCTTACCGCTTATTTACAGTCTATTTTTATGCTTTGCTGGCCATTGGCAGTTACCTGCTGATCATCAAGTTCAGGCAGGCCGACCCGATTTACAGACGGCAGAACTATATGATCATCATCTCTGCGATGATACCCTGGGCGGCCAATATTTCGTATCTCACCGGTCTGCGCCCTGTCCCAAACCTGGACCTTACGCCTTTTGCCTTTATTGCAACGGTGTTTATGATCTCGCTGGCCATCTACAGGTTTAAACTCTTCGATATTCTGCCTGTAGCCCGTGAAAAAGTGCTGGACCTCATGCAGGATGGCTTTGTGGTGCTTGACCATAGAAACCGTGTAATCGATTATAACCGAAGCTTTAAAACCTACCTGACAGACTATCACAACAGCAAGATCATCGGTACACCGATATCGGCACTGATGCCGGATCAGACCTTACTGTTCGACTACCTTAACCGCAAGGAATCCGGGAAAATCGAGCTTAACGTTCAGACACCAAACGGATTATATGCCATCGAGGCAGACATCAGGTATCTTAACGAAAATCAGTTGAGTAGCGAGGCAACAATCATCAAGTTGCAGGATCTTACCTCATTACGGGAAGAGTCGCTCCGCTCGAGACTGCAGGCGGAGGAACTTCAAAGGCTGAACCAGTTGAAGGACAGGATATTTTCGATCATTGCGCACGACCTGAGAGGTCCGCTGGTGAACCTGTCGGAAGTACTCAAAATGATCTCTAACAACCTGATCAGCATGGAGGAGTTTAAAACGCTCGTGCCAGCCCTGTCTAAAGACATTCTTTATACCACCGACCTCCTCGAGAACATTTTACATTGGTCGAGAAGCCAGCTTAAAGGTTATGGCATCAACCATGAATTTTTTGACCTCAAAAGCCTGGTTGTAAACGAGGTCAATTATCATTTGCCCTCTGCAAAATCAAAAAATATCGAAATCATACAGGATGTGTTTCCGGGCGCAACGGTGTATGCAGACATTATCATGATGGAGATCGTTGTGAGAAACATCCTGAACAATGCCATTAAGTTTTGTCAATCTGGTTGCCGGATTCATATTACGGCAGTTTATACTAAAGAAGCGTTCATCCGGCTTAGCATAGCGGACAACGGTCTGGGTATGCCTAAAGAAGTGCTTGAAAAACTGTTTACGGGCGAGAACCAATCAACGCGCGGCACTGCCAACGAGAAGGGCACCGGATTAGGCCTGGTGGTGTGTAAGGATTTTGTGGAACGGAATAACGGCATGCTTACGGTAGAGAGCGAACAGGGCGTGGGCTCTACCTTTAATATCTATCTGCCCGTAGACGACCGCGATATAGAACTGGAATGA
- a CDS encoding porin family protein translates to MKKILLVALLTGFNLAAFSQLMPSFQLGLKAGANLSKLSTENTFSSDNRAGYFAGLWARVGAAGIHLQPELYLSGKNTTLTNSAGQENKVKFTSMDVPILVGTKLGAAGVGLRLNTGPVVSFILDDEQSFGDAASSAFSGDFKGQNIAWQFGAGLDIGSLGVDLRYEAGLSKLGEDQYEGQKLRLFTFGLAYKLF, encoded by the coding sequence ATGAAAAAAATACTACTTGTGGCACTGTTGACGGGTTTCAATCTTGCCGCATTCAGTCAGCTGATGCCTAGTTTTCAACTGGGCTTGAAAGCAGGTGCAAATTTATCAAAACTGAGTACCGAGAATACATTCAGCAGCGATAACCGTGCGGGTTATTTCGCGGGTCTGTGGGCACGCGTTGGCGCGGCGGGTATCCATCTGCAGCCAGAGCTGTATTTAAGCGGTAAGAACACTACGCTTACGAACTCAGCAGGCCAGGAAAACAAAGTGAAGTTTACCAGTATGGATGTGCCTATCCTTGTAGGTACCAAACTTGGTGCTGCGGGTGTCGGGCTGCGTTTAAATACCGGTCCCGTGGTATCCTTCATTCTGGACGACGAGCAGTCTTTCGGTGATGCAGCATCAAGCGCATTTTCAGGGGATTTCAAAGGTCAGAACATCGCATGGCAATTTGGTGCCGGACTGGATATAGGTAGCCTTGGTGTCGACCTGAGGTATGAAGCCGGTCTGTCTAAGCTTGGTGAAGACCAGTATGAGGGACAGAAATTGCGCTTGTTCACGTTCGGATTAGCTTATAAACTCTTTTAG
- a CDS encoding YihY/virulence factor BrkB family protein has protein sequence MSSFFITFGRSEVRAMRFDPVKRAILLYYRLKAAFKLFSKNDPLRLAGATAFFTNFALPPILLILIRLFGFFIDRRILASRIFERLANVLDDSSTVQIRETLRNIRGIDHQWYATLISFVFFLFVATTLFTVIKNSLDQIWSIGNKPKSGFWFNIKLRGRSMVIILLAGILFMLGFVTDSIQTFIGEYINTAAPSFGRVLLWIINQLAFIGIVMIWFTVLFRYLTSGRPTWIAAMRGGLLTAVLFSLGKYLLRILLPLSGIENIYGTSGSIVLIMLFVFYSSFIFYFGACYVKILSDDRETPIRPIKGAFNYEIKEILKDR, from the coding sequence ATGTCCTCTTTTTTTATTACTTTCGGCCGTAGTGAGGTACGAGCCATGAGATTTGATCCGGTTAAGAGGGCTATACTGCTCTATTATCGCCTGAAGGCGGCGTTCAAGCTGTTCAGCAAAAACGACCCGCTGCGACTGGCAGGTGCTACGGCGTTCTTTACCAATTTTGCGCTCCCCCCTATTCTTTTAATCCTGATCCGGCTGTTTGGATTCTTTATAGACCGCAGGATATTGGCTTCACGGATATTTGAACGTTTAGCCAACGTGCTGGACGACAGCAGTACGGTACAAATCAGGGAAACCCTGCGCAACATACGTGGCATAGACCATCAATGGTATGCTACTTTGATCAGTTTCGTGTTTTTTCTGTTCGTGGCTACCACCTTATTTACCGTAATCAAGAATTCCCTGGATCAGATCTGGTCTATAGGCAATAAACCAAAGTCCGGCTTCTGGTTTAATATCAAGCTCAGAGGAAGATCTATGGTGATCATCTTGCTGGCAGGTATCCTGTTTATGCTGGGCTTTGTAACCGACAGCATTCAGACTTTTATAGGCGAGTACATCAATACCGCCGCGCCAAGCTTCGGCAGGGTCTTATTATGGATAATCAATCAGCTGGCCTTCATCGGCATTGTCATGATTTGGTTTACTGTGCTGTTCCGCTATCTGACCAGCGGGCGTCCAACCTGGATCGCAGCCATGCGCGGAGGGCTGCTTACCGCGGTTTTGTTCAGTTTGGGAAAATACCTGCTTCGTATACTGCTGCCTCTGAGCGGCATAGAGAATATTTACGGAACATCAGGGTCGATTGTTCTGATCATGCTGTTCGTATTCTACTCGTCGTTCATCTTTTATTTTGGCGCCTGTTATGTAAAAATCCTGAGCGACGACAGAGAAACGCCTATACGCCCGATTAAAGGAGCTTTCAACTACGAAATTAAAGAGATTTTGAAGGACCGTTAA
- the hppD gene encoding 4-hydroxyphenylpyruvate dioxygenase produces MSTQTFAEKIAQAQDFLPINGTDYIEFYVGNAKQAAHYYKTAFGFQSLAYAGPETGVRDRASYVLQQGKIRLVLTTALKSDHPVSEHVRKHGDGVKVLALWVDDAYSAFEETTKRGAQPYLEPVTQKDEHGELRMSGIYTYGETVHMFIERKNYTGPFMPGFIAWKSDYAPAETGLLYIDHCVGNVGWNRMNDTVKWYEEVMGFVNILSFDDKQINTEYSALMSKVMSNGNGYSKFPINEPAEGKKKSQIEEYLEFYEGEGVQHVAVATKDILATVRDLKARGVEFLSAPPEAYYNMMPERVGVIDEEIARLQELGILVDRDEEGYLLQIFTKPVEDRPTLFFEIIQRKGAQSFGAGNFKALFEALEREQELRGNL; encoded by the coding sequence ATGTCAACACAAACATTTGCGGAAAAGATCGCACAGGCGCAGGATTTTTTACCGATCAATGGAACAGACTATATTGAATTTTATGTTGGAAACGCCAAACAAGCGGCACATTACTATAAGACAGCATTCGGGTTTCAGTCGCTCGCCTACGCGGGACCGGAAACCGGGGTGCGCGACCGCGCCTCATATGTGCTGCAGCAAGGCAAGATCAGGCTGGTGCTGACCACCGCGCTCAAGTCTGATCATCCTGTTTCTGAACACGTCAGGAAACATGGCGACGGGGTTAAAGTGCTTGCGCTTTGGGTGGATGACGCCTACAGTGCCTTTGAGGAGACGACGAAAAGAGGGGCGCAGCCCTATCTGGAACCGGTAACCCAAAAGGATGAGCACGGAGAGCTGCGCATGTCGGGTATCTATACCTACGGGGAAACCGTGCATATGTTCATTGAACGGAAAAACTATACCGGACCTTTCATGCCTGGGTTTATAGCCTGGAAGAGTGATTATGCTCCTGCGGAAACAGGCTTATTATACATTGATCACTGCGTAGGCAATGTAGGCTGGAACCGGATGAATGATACTGTTAAATGGTACGAAGAGGTGATGGGCTTTGTGAATATCCTGTCTTTCGACGACAAACAGATCAACACCGAATACTCCGCTTTGATGAGCAAGGTGATGAGCAATGGCAATGGCTATTCCAAATTCCCCATCAACGAGCCTGCTGAAGGCAAAAAGAAATCCCAGATTGAAGAATATCTTGAATTTTACGAAGGCGAAGGGGTGCAACATGTTGCTGTAGCTACAAAGGATATCCTTGCTACAGTGCGTGACTTAAAAGCTCGGGGGGTTGAGTTTTTAAGTGCACCCCCAGAAGCCTATTACAATATGATGCCGGAACGCGTTGGCGTGATTGACGAAGAAATCGCGCGGTTACAGGAACTCGGTATTCTGGTAGACCGTGACGAAGAAGGTTATCTATTACAGATCTTTACAAAGCCCGTAGAAGACCGGCCGACCTTATTTTTCGAGATTATTCAGCGAAAAGGGGCACAGTCTTTTGGTGCAGGCAATTTCAAGGCGCTTTTTGAAGCCCTGGAACGCGAACAAGAGCTGAGGGGCAACTTATAG